CTCGAGCGCCTGGATGCGCTTGGTTAGCGCGCGGCTCTGGGCGGCGAGCAGGTCGCGGTCGATACGCACGCCGGTCCGCTCCATCCGTGACAGGACGGGCACCAGCGGCATCTCGATCTCGCGGTAGAGACCTGCCAGACTCGGCACCGCCTCGAGCCGCGGCCAGAGGGCCTGGTGCAGTCCGAGCGTCACCTCGGCGTCCTCGGCGGCATAGTCGCCGGCCGTCTCCAGCGGCACCTGATCGAAGGTCAGTTGCTTGGCCCCCTTGCCGGCGACCGCCTCGAAGCTGATCGTCTCACGGCCCAGGTACTTCTTCGCCAGGGCGTCCATGTCGTGGCGGGTCGCGGTGCTGTCGAGCACATAGCTCTCCAACATGGTGTCGTGGGCGATGCCGACCAGGTGGATGTCGTAGCGCGCCAGCACGCTCATGTCGTACTTGAGGTTCTGCCCGACCTTGGCGCGCCGCGGGTCCTCGAGCAGCGGCTTCAGCCTCGCCAGGACCGAGTCGCGCCCGAGCTGATCCGGGGCACCGGGATAGGCGTGGGCGAGCGGCACGTAGGCGGCCCGCCCCGGCTCGATGGCGAAGGACACTCCGACCAGCTCGGCCCGCATGTAGTCGAGCGACGTCGTCTCGGTGTCGAAGGCGAAGAGGTCGGCACCCGCGAGCCGCGTCAGCCAGGCCTCGAAGTCGGCCTCGTCCAGGACCAGATCGTACTGCGGCGCCTCGTTGGCCACCGCGTCGTCGTCGGGCAGTGTCTCAAGGAGCCGCCGCGCCTCGAGACGCGTGTACCAGTCGCGCAGGGCGACGACATCGGGCTCGCCCGGGTGCAGGTCGTCCGGCCCGAAATCCAGTGCCAAGTCGCAGCGGATCTTCGTCAGCTCGCGTGCGAGCGGCAGCTGTTCCAGGGCCGCACGCAGGCCCTCGCCGGCCTTGCCCTTGATCTCGTCGGCGTGGGCGATGACGCCGTCGAGATCGCCATAGGCGGCGAGCCACTTGGCGGCCGTCTTCGGACCACAGCCGGCGACCCCGGGAATGTTGTCGACGCTGTCGCCCGTCAGGCTCAGCAAATCGACGATCCGCTCGGGCGCGACGCCGAACTTCGCCTTCACGGCCTCGCGATCGAGGAACGTATCGCTCATCGTATTGACGAGGGTGATGCGCTCGTCGACGAGTTGGGCCAGGTCCTTGTCGCCGGTCGAGACCAGGGTATCGAGCCCCGCCTCGGCCGCACGCATGGCCAACGTGCCGATGACATCGTCGGCCTCGACGTCCGGGACGACGACCAACGGCAGTCCCATCGCCCGGATCACCGTCAGCAGCGGCTCGATCTGCTCGCGCAGATCGTCCGGCAACGGCGGGCGGTTGGCCTTGTACTTTGGGTAGAGGTCGTCACGGAAGGTCTTGCCAGGCGCATCGAAGACGACCGCGATCCGCTCGGGCCGATGCTCGTCGCGCAGCTTGCGCAGCATGTTGAGCACGCCGACCAGGGCGCCGGTCGGCTCGCCGCGCGAGTTGGTCAGCTTCGGCAATGCGTGGTAGGCGCGGAACAGGTAGGACGAGCCATCGACGAGGATGAGCGGGTAGGACTTGGTCATCGGGTTGCAGCCGAGCAGGGATGGAGAAGGCTCGATGCTACCCGCCTGCGCGCATGCCATGCCAGTCGTACGCCCAACCACGCCGTCGGATGCCGAAGACGGCTTGCGAGGCGCCGTCAAGTCAGAGCTGACTGAGCTCCCATTGCACGGCCTGTCGCACCAGATCGGCAGCGCTGTTGACGCCCAGTTTGCGCTTGATCTTGGCCCTGTGCGTCTCGATGGTCTTGGGGCTGAGGTGCAATTCATCGGCGATGCCGACCGTCGAGAGGCCTTGACCGATGAGTCGCAGCACTTGCAGTTCGCGATTCGTCAGCCGCTCGAACATCGAATGGTTGGCCGCCCCCTCCCCGCGCGCCCTGCCAAAGATCTGTTCGACCATCTCCGCGCTGAGAAAAGGCTCACCTCGCAATGTCTTGCGCAAGGCATCGATGAGGATGTCGGGCGCCGCCTGCTTACTGACGTAGCCCAAGGCACCCGCCCACATCACGCGCTCGCCGAAGAGGCGCTCATCGCGCATCGTGACCACGATCATCTTCAGCTCTGGGTCGTACCTCCTGAAACGCTCGATGAGCTCGAGCCCATCGCCATCCGCCAACGCGAGGTCGACGATGACCAGATCCGGCTTGTCACGCTGCAGTTCGACGAAGGCATCGCTCGCCCCGGTCGCCTCTGCGCTGACGACGAGGTCGGGCTCCCGCTCGATCAGGCCCTTGATACCCTCACGAACGAGCGGATGATCGTCGACGATCATGACCTTGCGCTTATCCAT
This portion of the Thioflavicoccus mobilis 8321 genome encodes:
- the polA gene encoding DNA polymerase I, with translation MTKSYPLILVDGSSYLFRAYHALPKLTNSRGEPTGALVGVLNMLRKLRDEHRPERIAVVFDAPGKTFRDDLYPKYKANRPPLPDDLREQIEPLLTVIRAMGLPLVVVPDVEADDVIGTLAMRAAEAGLDTLVSTGDKDLAQLVDERITLVNTMSDTFLDREAVKAKFGVAPERIVDLLSLTGDSVDNIPGVAGCGPKTAAKWLAAYGDLDGVIAHADEIKGKAGEGLRAALEQLPLARELTKIRCDLALDFGPDDLHPGEPDVVALRDWYTRLEARRLLETLPDDDAVANEAPQYDLVLDEADFEAWLTRLAGADLFAFDTETTSLDYMRAELVGVSFAIEPGRAAYVPLAHAYPGAPDQLGRDSVLARLKPLLEDPRRAKVGQNLKYDMSVLARYDIHLVGIAHDTMLESYVLDSTATRHDMDALAKKYLGRETISFEAVAGKGAKQLTFDQVPLETAGDYAAEDAEVTLGLHQALWPRLEAVPSLAGLYREIEMPLVPVLSRMERTGVRIDRDLLAAQSRALTKRIQALEEQAYAAAGRPFNLGSPKQIGAIFFDEKKLPVVAKTPSGAPSTSESVLERLAADGYELPSLILEHRRLAKLRSTYTDKLPQMINPATGRVHTSYHQAVAATGRLSSSDPNLQNIPIRRDEGRQIRRAFVPEPGHRLLAADYSQIELRIMAHLSGDERLLAAFAAGQDIHRATAAEILGLSPEDVTGEQRRSAKAINFGLIYGMSAFGLARQLGIERGAAQDYVDRYFARYPGVRAYMDRTRAQAHEDKYVETLFGRRLYLTDINHSNQGRRAGAERTAINAPLQGTAADVIKRAMIAVDDWIERERPPVRLIMQVHDELVFEVAEDRVDEAAEPIRQAMEGAAELAVPLLVDIGVGGDWDEAH
- a CDS encoding response regulator — protein: MDKRKVMIVDDHPLVREGIKGLIEREPDLVVSAEATGASDAFVELQRDKPDLVIVDLALADGDGLELIERFRRYDPELKMIVVTMRDERLFGERVMWAGALGYVSKQAAPDILIDALRKTLRGEPFLSAEMVEQIFGRARGEGAANHSMFERLTNRELQVLRLIGQGLSTVGIADELHLSPKTIETHRAKIKRKLGVNSAADLVRQAVQWELSQL